The following proteins are encoded in a genomic region of Leptospira fainei serovar Hurstbridge str. BUT 6:
- a CDS encoding alkaline phosphatase family protein, whose product MIFYVFIDGIGFGENDPEKNPFARFSTGIFLPLAGKEIPKDSPPRLHDLVYIKTDASMGIKGLPQSATGQTSLWTGINACQVLNRHMSGFPTFTLKRIIAKYSIVRVLEERGFKADLLNCYTPGFSDHVKKNPRQVSASTLIQMAGNKPLKGMEDLRAGKGLYMDISREFLRKFGRDYIEKGDPVLEKQDPYETGKAIVPAVKDYTLCIYEYFLTDKVGHKMNWSGADRCIEDLEGFLLGVIEAMNPDEDQLIVTSDHGNLEDLTVDVHTTNLVPTILFGKYTERMKDKIESLKDIPHAIYDCLGFKIQMSEEEFIQTAS is encoded by the coding sequence ATGATTTTTTATGTATTTATTGATGGAATCGGCTTTGGCGAAAATGATCCTGAAAAAAACCCGTTTGCTCGATTCTCTACTGGAATATTTCTGCCGCTAGCCGGAAAGGAAATCCCTAAAGATTCTCCACCTCGTCTACACGACCTCGTTTATATTAAGACCGATGCGAGCATGGGTATCAAGGGATTACCCCAGAGCGCCACCGGTCAAACGTCTCTCTGGACGGGAATCAACGCATGTCAGGTTCTAAATCGACATATGAGCGGGTTTCCGACATTTACCTTAAAACGAATTATCGCAAAATATTCCATTGTTCGAGTATTGGAAGAACGAGGCTTTAAAGCCGATTTACTAAATTGTTATACGCCGGGTTTTTCGGATCACGTGAAAAAAAATCCGAGACAAGTCTCTGCATCCACATTGATTCAAATGGCCGGGAATAAGCCGCTGAAAGGAATGGAGGATCTTAGGGCCGGGAAAGGTCTTTATATGGATATTAGCAGGGAGTTCCTGCGAAAGTTCGGTCGAGATTATATCGAAAAGGGCGACCCTGTTTTGGAAAAGCAAGACCCTTACGAAACCGGGAAAGCGATTGTTCCGGCAGTAAAGGATTACACGCTTTGTATATACGAATATTTTTTGACCGATAAGGTTGGACATAAAATGAATTGGAGCGGGGCGGATCGTTGTATTGAAGATCTGGAAGGATTTTTACTCGGTGTAATCGAAGCAATGAACCCGGATGAAGATCAGCTAATCGTCACTTCGGATCACGGAAACTTAGAAGATTTAACCGTCGACGTGCATACCACAAACCTAGTTCCGACGATTCTTTTCGGTAAATATACCGAAAGAATGAAAGATAAGATTGAATCCCTGAAAGACATTCCTCATGCGATTTATGATTGCTTAGGATTCAAAATACAAATGTCGGAAGAAGAATTCATCCAAACTGCAAGTTAA